The following are encoded together in the Mesoterricola sediminis genome:
- the aroF gene encoding 3-deoxy-7-phosphoheptulonate synthase: protein MHPNPDTLGAARTLIDETDREIIRLLARRFDAVRSVAQAKATDGDRPILDNDRERGVLAAWLRDAEALGLSAPFTRRVLKEILSHSRRLQEPLVEGSPASARRITVGYQGVPGSHSSLAAAHLLATRSVRGADLRGYALFQDVVEALQAGTLDYAFLPIENSIGGAIADVNRLLIDNTLHIVDEEVWEVDQVLAGLPGAALDQVRTVRSHPAALVQCEGYLRGLEEVVRQPWFDTAGAAESLLEDRDPAIAAICSEEAARARGLDVLATGIADQERNETRFLLIAREPEGPDPRVPAKTSLVFRLNHHEGTLARALGILSAAGANLTRIESRPLPATPWEYLFFVDVEGNQASPHLARALKELRSACNHLRVLGSYPHRARGAEPAMEQVPAVLEPPAPLSCAVEPEPAPPRPGRVRVNVGPIQVGEGAFVLMAGPCAVESRDQILEGARMVRAAGAAILRGGAFKPRTSPYAFQGLGLEGVALLKEAGRETGMPTVTEILTQEDIPDVAPHVDMLQVGARNMHNFALLKELGRLDKPILLKRGMSATLKEFLLAAEYILAGGNQRVILCERGIRTFETATRATLDLSAVPVLKRMTHLPVIVDPSHAAGERELVVPLALAAAAAGADGLIVEAHPWPETALCDKAQALTREDMAALAAGLRPILASQGRAW from the coding sequence ATGCACCCGAACCCCGACACCCTGGGCGCCGCCCGGACCCTCATCGACGAGACGGACCGCGAGATCATCCGCCTCCTGGCCCGCCGTTTCGACGCCGTCCGCTCCGTGGCCCAGGCCAAGGCCACCGACGGGGACCGCCCCATCCTGGACAACGACCGGGAGCGGGGGGTCCTCGCCGCCTGGCTCCGCGACGCGGAGGCCCTGGGGCTGTCCGCGCCCTTCACGCGCCGGGTCCTCAAGGAGATCCTCAGCCACTCCCGCCGCCTCCAGGAGCCGCTGGTGGAGGGCAGCCCCGCCAGCGCCCGCCGCATCACCGTGGGCTACCAGGGCGTCCCGGGCTCCCACAGCTCCCTGGCCGCGGCCCACCTCCTGGCCACCCGCAGCGTCCGGGGCGCCGACCTCCGGGGCTACGCCCTCTTCCAGGACGTGGTGGAGGCCCTCCAGGCCGGGACCCTGGACTACGCCTTCCTGCCCATCGAGAACAGCATCGGCGGGGCCATCGCCGACGTGAACCGCCTCCTCATCGACAACACCCTGCACATCGTCGACGAGGAGGTGTGGGAGGTGGACCAGGTGCTGGCGGGCCTTCCCGGCGCCGCGCTGGACCAGGTGCGCACCGTCCGCAGCCACCCCGCGGCCCTCGTGCAGTGCGAGGGCTACCTGCGGGGCCTGGAGGAGGTGGTGCGCCAGCCCTGGTTCGACACCGCGGGCGCGGCCGAGTCCCTCCTGGAGGACCGGGACCCCGCCATCGCGGCCATCTGCTCCGAGGAGGCCGCCCGGGCCCGGGGCCTGGACGTCCTGGCGACGGGCATCGCGGACCAGGAGCGCAACGAGACCCGCTTCCTCCTCATCGCCCGGGAACCGGAGGGCCCCGATCCCCGGGTGCCCGCCAAGACCTCCCTCGTCTTCCGGCTCAACCACCACGAGGGCACCCTGGCCAGGGCCCTCGGCATCCTTTCCGCCGCGGGGGCCAACCTCACCCGCATCGAGAGCCGCCCCCTGCCGGCCACGCCCTGGGAGTACCTGTTCTTCGTGGACGTGGAGGGCAACCAGGCCTCGCCCCACCTGGCCCGGGCCCTGAAGGAGCTGCGGAGCGCCTGCAACCACCTGCGCGTCCTCGGGAGCTACCCCCACCGGGCCCGGGGCGCCGAGCCCGCGATGGAGCAGGTCCCCGCGGTCCTGGAGCCGCCCGCGCCCCTCTCCTGCGCCGTGGAGCCCGAGCCCGCGCCGCCGCGCCCGGGCCGGGTCCGGGTGAACGTCGGTCCCATCCAGGTCGGCGAAGGCGCCTTCGTGCTGATGGCCGGCCCCTGCGCCGTGGAGAGCCGCGACCAGATCCTGGAGGGGGCCCGCATGGTCCGGGCCGCCGGGGCCGCCATCCTCCGGGGCGGCGCCTTCAAGCCCCGCACCTCCCCCTATGCCTTCCAGGGCCTCGGCCTCGAGGGGGTGGCCCTGCTCAAGGAGGCCGGGCGGGAGACGGGCATGCCCACCGTCACCGAGATCCTCACCCAGGAGGACATCCCCGACGTGGCCCCCCATGTGGACATGCTCCAGGTCGGCGCCCGCAACATGCACAACTTCGCCCTGCTCAAGGAGCTGGGTCGCCTGGACAAGCCCATCCTCCTCAAGCGGGGCATGAGCGCCACCCTGAAGGAGTTCCTCCTGGCCGCCGAGTACATCCTCGCCGGGGGCAACCAGCGGGTGATCCTCTGCGAGCGGGGCATCCGCACCTTCGAGACCGCGACCCGCGCCACGCTGGACCTGAGCGCCGTGCCCGTCCTCAAGCGGATGACGCACCTGCCGGTGATCGTGGACCCCAGCCACGCCGCCGGGGAACGCGAGCTCGTGGTGCCCCTGGCCCTGGCCGCCGCCGCCGCGGGGGCCGACGGCCTCATCGTGGAGGCGCACCCCTGGCCGGAGACGGCCCTGTGCGACAAGGCCCAGGCCCTCACCCGGGAGGACATGGCGGCCCTGGCCGCGGGCCTGCGGCCCATCCTCGCGTCCCAGGGGAGGGCGTGGTGA
- a CDS encoding N,N-dimethylformamidase beta subunit family domain-containing protein, whose translation MRFPALLPLLLALLSPARAEPPKREAAVVAGYVDGVSHDPGEALALRAHALHGAFAWDVFRVGADERPLALQADVPAEPRFIPPEGFRTGAGWPVTCTIPLSRDWPSGLYAVKLADPRARSAFYVPFVLRGPPGPPVVVMANTFTWQAYNPWGGGSFYKGEEPREPEAGFETLVSLARPDLAASTDSPKGHTGYAEKPIHRFLQARRIPYRQIADQDLHGDPAALAACKAFVITTHAEYWSREMVDRLEAFLAAGGSVLNLSGNVLWWKVTLRGDQLECRKDRGLHAQTGERGGLWKELGVPSRPLLGVQSDPRGLHTYAPFRVLAPGHWLLARRGLTRGALLAAHGENRGGGSGGETDKAGPGTPPGAVLLAHGLNPGDGGGDIVFFETPAGGAVLSAGSISVAGCLETDATLADMVDRFLVRYAGVTPRPSAYRPIRSPDAAPFH comes from the coding sequence ATGCGCTTCCCGGCCCTGCTCCCCCTGCTCCTGGCCCTCCTGTCCCCCGCCCGCGCGGAGCCGCCCAAGCGGGAGGCGGCGGTGGTGGCGGGGTACGTGGACGGCGTCAGCCACGATCCGGGGGAGGCCCTGGCCCTGCGGGCCCACGCCCTGCACGGCGCCTTCGCCTGGGACGTCTTCCGCGTCGGGGCCGACGAACGCCCCCTCGCGCTCCAGGCCGACGTCCCGGCCGAACCCCGGTTCATCCCCCCCGAGGGCTTCCGCACGGGGGCGGGCTGGCCCGTGACCTGCACGATCCCCCTGTCCCGGGACTGGCCGTCGGGCCTGTACGCGGTGAAGCTGGCCGACCCCCGGGCCCGCAGCGCCTTCTACGTGCCCTTCGTGCTGCGCGGCCCCCCGGGCCCGCCCGTGGTGGTCATGGCCAACACCTTCACCTGGCAGGCCTACAACCCCTGGGGCGGGGGGTCCTTCTACAAGGGCGAGGAGCCCCGGGAACCGGAGGCGGGCTTCGAGACCCTGGTCAGCCTGGCCCGGCCGGACCTGGCGGCCTCCACCGACAGCCCCAAGGGCCACACGGGCTACGCCGAGAAGCCCATCCACCGGTTCCTGCAGGCGCGGCGGATCCCCTACCGCCAGATCGCCGACCAGGACCTGCACGGGGACCCCGCGGCCCTGGCGGCCTGCAAGGCCTTCGTGATCACCACCCACGCCGAGTACTGGAGCCGGGAGATGGTGGACCGCCTCGAGGCCTTCCTGGCCGCCGGCGGCAGCGTCCTGAACCTGTCGGGCAACGTCCTCTGGTGGAAGGTGACGCTGCGTGGCGACCAGCTGGAGTGCCGCAAGGACCGGGGCCTGCATGCGCAAACCGGCGAACGGGGCGGCCTCTGGAAGGAGCTGGGGGTCCCCAGCCGGCCCCTCCTGGGCGTCCAGTCCGATCCCCGGGGCCTCCACACCTACGCGCCCTTCCGCGTCCTCGCGCCCGGCCACTGGCTGCTGGCCCGGAGGGGCCTGACCCGGGGCGCCCTCCTGGCGGCCCACGGGGAGAACCGGGGGGGCGGGTCGGGCGGGGAGACCGACAAGGCCGGCCCCGGCACGCCCCCGGGGGCCGTCCTCCTGGCCCATGGCCTGAACCCCGGCGACGGGGGCGGGGACATCGTGTTCTTCGAGACGCCGGCGGGGGGCGCGGTCCTCTCCGCGGGGTCCATCAGCGTCGCCGGCTGCCTGGAAACCGACGCCACCCTGGCGGACATGGTGGACCGTTTCCTGGTTCGCTACGCCGGCGTGACCCCCCGCCCTTCCGCTTATCGGCCCATTCGATCTCCGGATGCCGCCCCGTTCCATTGA